A section of the Petrimonas sulfuriphila genome encodes:
- a CDS encoding uroporphyrinogen decarboxylase family protein: MMEIKSWMEQIIQSPDRYAIPVMTHPGIEMLGYSVREAVQNGEVHARAIKALSDKYPSKASTVIMDLTVEAEAFGCDISFPEEDMPHISGKLVDASTVERLKVPSLAAGRIPQYLKANRLAAGMIDTRPVLAGVIGPFSLAGRLFGMSEIMTGCYLETGAVELLLEKCTQFILSYATALKQESGCAGIVIAEPAAGLLSNDDCLQFSSRYVKRIIESVQDEQFMVVLHNCGNRGHCTDAMIQTGAAAYHFGNAANMTEALAQCPADALVMGNIDPVAVLQMLPPEKVKEKVTQLLEETAPYPNFVLSTGCDVPPHVSPENIRAFYDALAAFNQK; the protein is encoded by the coding sequence ATGATGGAAATTAAAAGCTGGATGGAACAGATCATCCAATCCCCCGACCGGTATGCCATCCCCGTCATGACGCATCCGGGGATCGAGATGCTGGGATACTCCGTCAGGGAAGCCGTCCAGAACGGGGAGGTTCATGCAAGGGCTATTAAAGCGCTTAGCGACAAATATCCTTCCAAAGCCTCCACGGTAATCATGGACCTGACTGTTGAGGCGGAAGCGTTTGGATGTGACATCTCTTTTCCGGAGGAGGACATGCCCCATATTTCCGGGAAGCTCGTTGATGCTTCAACCGTAGAGCGGTTGAAGGTTCCCTCCCTGGCCGCAGGGAGAATACCACAATACCTGAAAGCCAACAGGTTGGCGGCAGGGATGATCGATACCCGACCCGTACTGGCCGGTGTGATTGGCCCTTTTTCCCTGGCGGGCAGACTGTTTGGCATGTCGGAGATCATGACCGGTTGTTATCTCGAAACCGGTGCGGTGGAACTGCTGCTCGAGAAGTGCACGCAGTTTATCCTGTCCTACGCCACAGCATTGAAACAGGAAAGCGGCTGCGCGGGTATCGTCATCGCGGAGCCGGCCGCGGGACTGCTCTCCAACGATGATTGCCTGCAGTTTTCCTCCCGGTATGTCAAAAGGATCATTGAATCGGTACAGGACGAACAGTTCATGGTAGTGCTCCACAATTGCGGAAACAGGGGCCATTGTACGGATGCCATGATACAAACCGGTGCCGCGGCCTATCATTTCGGCAATGCGGCAAATATGACGGAGGCACTGGCGCAATGTCCGGCGGATGCACTGGTGATGGGGAATATCGATCCGGTAGCCGTATTGCAGATGTTGCCCCCCGAAAAGGTTAAGGAAAAGGTCACGCAGCTCCTCGAAGAGACCGCCCCTTATCCAAACTTCGTATTGTCAACCGGCTGCGATGTGCCTCCGCATGTATCGCCGGAGAACATCCGGGCTTTTTATGACGCGCTCGCCGCCTTCAACCAAAAGTGA
- the rbsK gene encoding ribokinase — protein MQKNQIVVIGSSNLDYIVTTDHFPKGGETLEGLSFTQAMGGKGANQAVAACRSGGAVSFITCVGNDLNGKNALAYYNKEGIDVSLALVKENVTTGTASIWVDKHGENSIIVIPGANQYLSSDYIIPHSNRLIQANTILLQMEIPYETVKTICKISTGHTKVILNAAPAYSIEDEILQSIYMLVVNETEAETISKCQIEQIGEEEMVKTLLEKGVKNVILTLGSSGCIYSNGTDWLKIPAFKVQVKDTTAAGDTFCGALAVGIGKYSEIKQALIYATAAAALCVTSLGAQPSIPDEQDIVTFLNQNNIYL, from the coding sequence ATGCAAAAGAATCAAATTGTCGTTATAGGAAGTTCAAACTTGGACTATATCGTAACTACGGATCATTTCCCCAAAGGAGGGGAAACCCTTGAAGGATTGTCTTTTACACAAGCCATGGGAGGCAAAGGGGCCAACCAGGCGGTTGCAGCCTGCAGATCAGGCGGAGCCGTAAGTTTCATCACTTGCGTAGGAAACGATCTCAATGGGAAAAATGCTTTGGCTTATTATAACAAGGAAGGGATAGATGTATCGCTTGCTCTTGTAAAGGAGAATGTCACCACTGGGACTGCCTCAATCTGGGTAGATAAACACGGAGAGAACAGCATCATTGTGATTCCGGGTGCCAACCAATACCTCTCCTCCGATTATATCATTCCCCACTCCAACCGCCTCATTCAGGCCAATACTATTTTGCTTCAAATGGAAATTCCTTATGAAACAGTAAAGACGATTTGCAAAATATCAACGGGGCATACAAAAGTAATCTTAAATGCCGCTCCCGCTTACAGTATTGAAGATGAGATTCTACAGTCCATTTATATGCTGGTGGTGAATGAAACTGAAGCAGAAACCATCAGCAAATGCCAAATTGAGCAAATTGGTGAAGAGGAAATGGTAAAAACTCTTTTAGAGAAAGGGGTGAAAAACGTGATCCTCACCCTTGGCAGTAGCGGATGCATATACAGCAACGGCACTGATTGGTTAAAGATTCCAGCATTCAAGGTACAGGTAAAAGATACCACCGCGGCGGGAGATACTTTCTGTGGGGCTCTTGCAGTCGGAATTGGGAAATACAGCGAAATTAAACAAGCACTTATTTATGCAACTGCAGCGGCAGCGCTATGTGTCACCTCACTTGGAGCACAGCCTTCAATACCCGATGAACAGGACATTGTCACCTTTTTAAATCAAAACAACATCTACCTGTAA
- a CDS encoding corrinoid protein, giving the protein MENILEQIANCVDKGKINRSVPYPPEMKGQPGVDELTLQALELNFPPSEILSKGLIAGMERIGTKFRENRVFVPQVLMSAKAMNCGMMHLKKFFVDGTVAHKGKLIIGTVEGDLHDIGKNLVSMIAEGNGYEIIDLGVDVPATKFIEALQDHPSAFVGMSALLTTTMANMAVINQTIKQAFPEVITFVGGAPLNREFAQKIGADHYTDGPQEMVEILDKLTINNAS; this is encoded by the coding sequence ATGGAAAATATTCTTGAGCAGATTGCCAACTGTGTGGATAAAGGGAAGATTAACCGGAGCGTTCCCTATCCCCCGGAAATGAAGGGACAACCGGGTGTGGACGAACTTACCCTGCAGGCATTGGAGTTAAACTTTCCACCCTCGGAAATACTTTCAAAAGGATTAATCGCAGGGATGGAACGCATCGGGACAAAATTCAGGGAAAACCGGGTCTTCGTACCACAGGTGCTGATGAGCGCCAAGGCAATGAACTGCGGGATGATGCACCTGAAAAAATTTTTCGTTGACGGAACGGTAGCACACAAGGGAAAACTGATCATCGGCACGGTGGAAGGCGATTTGCATGACATCGGAAAGAACCTGGTCAGCATGATCGCGGAGGGAAACGGATATGAAATCATCGATCTGGGCGTGGATGTCCCTGCAACGAAATTTATTGAAGCGCTTCAGGACCATCCCTCCGCCTTTGTGGGAATGTCAGCCTTGCTCACAACGACCATGGCCAACATGGCGGTTATCAACCAAACAATCAAACAAGCGTTTCCGGAGGTGATCACCTTTGTGGGCGGTGCCCCGCTGAACCGTGAATTTGCGCAAAAAATCGGAGCCGACCATTATACGGACGGGCCTCAGGAGATGGTGGAGATACTGGATAAACTGACAATCAACAATGCATCATGA
- a CDS encoding LacI family DNA-binding transcriptional regulator: MSNHKVSITDIAKKAGLSTTTVSRVINGKGEQYRISKVSQQKILEVAKEMRYVPNLYAANLRTGKSNTVALIVPSLSNPFFASIASGLNAEIRKYGYITIISDSDENFENEKKELEQLSARNIEGLIIVPSGNQWRHIKELYDQQLPIICIDRYFEDLDLPYVSTDNYDGAFHATKYLINNGHVSIACIQGVKESTPNRLRVKGFKEALEQSGIRDYWVVGDDFTIQNGYLETKLLMQQKVRPTAIFTLSNTIAMGCIKALKEENIRIPQDVSIITFDEHPYLDYLSTPLSCVAQPVNDIIQIAVKFLFTKLENKDMNVIKVLLKPKIIIKDSVKTIL, translated from the coding sequence ATGAGCAATCATAAAGTGAGTATTACTGACATAGCAAAAAAAGCCGGACTCTCCACAACAACCGTGTCAAGGGTCATTAATGGTAAAGGTGAACAATACCGCATCAGTAAAGTTTCACAGCAGAAAATCCTGGAGGTAGCCAAAGAGATGCGGTATGTGCCGAATCTCTATGCAGCCAATCTCCGTACGGGTAAAAGCAATACCGTTGCACTGATTGTCCCCTCTTTAAGCAATCCTTTTTTTGCTTCCATCGCTAGCGGGCTTAATGCAGAGATCAGGAAATACGGATACATTACCATTATCAGCGATAGTGATGAGAACTTTGAAAACGAGAAAAAAGAGTTGGAGCAGCTGAGTGCTAGAAATATTGAGGGGTTGATTATTGTTCCTTCCGGAAATCAGTGGAGGCATATAAAAGAGCTCTATGATCAACAATTGCCCATTATTTGTATTGACCGGTATTTTGAAGATTTGGATTTGCCCTATGTCTCTACGGATAATTATGATGGAGCATTTCATGCTACAAAGTATCTCATTAATAACGGACATGTATCCATAGCCTGCATACAAGGTGTCAAGGAGTCAACGCCAAACCGGTTGCGGGTAAAGGGATTTAAAGAGGCGCTTGAACAATCGGGTATCCGTGATTATTGGGTTGTTGGAGATGATTTTACTATACAGAACGGATACCTGGAAACGAAACTCCTGATGCAGCAGAAGGTAAGGCCAACAGCCATATTTACCTTAAGCAACACCATTGCAATGGGGTGTATAAAGGCATTGAAAGAGGAAAATATACGCATACCGCAGGATGTCTCCATTATAACATTTGATGAACACCCCTATCTCGATTATCTATCAACGCCTCTCTCGTGTGTAGCCCAACCCGTAAATGATATCATCCAGATTGCGGTTAAGTTTCTTTTTACAAAACTGGAAAACAAGGATATGAATGTGATCAAGGTGCTTTTAAAACCCAAAATTATAATTAAGGATTCGGTCAAGACAATATTATAA
- a CDS encoding ADP-ribosylglycohydrolase family protein, which produces MILLRMRKTILKIAVIIFTISLTGCTSLTRKNDLDIKYRRLPVREYRDKLQAGWLGQIVGVSWAAPTEFKWKDEIIPLEEMPLWGHEMINEAFNQDDLYVEMTFLRSLEEYGISVSIRQAGIDFANTEYPLWCANETGRRNLRMGIAPPDCSHPAFSNNPHDIDYQIEADYSGLIAPGMPNVPIALGDTFGRLMNYSDGVYAGQFVGGMYSEAFFEDDIIKIIEAGLACIPEGCQYAEMVRDVVSWYKANPTDWKATWELCQEKYRRNPEYQKNSNGGIDVKINGAYILIGMLYGEKDIDQTIIISTRCGQDSDCNPSNAAGVLFTTMGTSNLPDRFKENLDQETKFSHTPYNFPKLLDVCEKLAREYVVQEGGRVETDSNGEEVFVIPVKTPTPSPLVFSWDPEPIANSLFTEKEMEKIKHLAMANIQGDLDQRFPGWIIAFCGSDMQPGLRETYKGKNNVLLTHPLSRDMPCVLTRVVDIPNGKKTVLKTQVSHHNGGDWLLVIRVNGSIQKEVTIGKDTVDENGRLDVEFDLTPFAGNKNVKIDLENKANGWAWEAAYWSDIRIENL; this is translated from the coding sequence ATGATCCTTTTAAGAATGCGGAAAACAATTTTAAAAATAGCTGTTATTATCTTCACAATAAGCTTGACGGGATGTACCTCCTTAACACGAAAAAACGATCTTGACATAAAATACCGGAGGCTACCCGTCCGGGAATATCGAGATAAATTACAGGCAGGCTGGCTCGGCCAGATAGTGGGGGTTAGTTGGGCTGCCCCCACCGAATTCAAGTGGAAAGACGAAATTATCCCTTTAGAGGAGATGCCACTATGGGGCCATGAAATGATTAATGAAGCTTTTAATCAAGACGACCTCTATGTGGAAATGACCTTCTTGCGCTCTCTGGAAGAGTATGGCATAAGTGTTTCTATCCGTCAGGCAGGTATTGATTTCGCAAATACGGAATACCCTTTATGGTGTGCTAATGAGACCGGCAGACGCAACCTGCGCATGGGGATTGCCCCTCCCGATTGCAGTCATCCGGCTTTCAGCAACAACCCTCATGATATTGACTATCAGATAGAAGCCGATTACTCCGGTCTTATCGCCCCCGGAATGCCCAATGTGCCGATAGCCTTGGGTGATACATTCGGACGACTGATGAATTACAGCGACGGTGTGTATGCGGGGCAATTTGTCGGCGGCATGTATAGTGAAGCGTTTTTTGAAGATGATATCATAAAAATCATCGAGGCAGGGTTAGCATGTATCCCCGAGGGATGCCAATATGCCGAGATGGTACGCGACGTGGTTTCATGGTACAAGGCCAACCCGACCGATTGGAAAGCCACTTGGGAGTTATGTCAGGAAAAGTATCGGAGAAATCCCGAATACCAAAAGAACTCAAACGGTGGTATAGATGTGAAAATAAATGGAGCATATATCCTTATCGGTATGCTTTACGGAGAGAAGGATATAGACCAGACAATTATTATTTCTACCCGTTGTGGACAAGACTCCGATTGCAACCCTTCAAATGCAGCAGGTGTGTTGTTTACCACCATGGGTACGTCGAACCTGCCAGACCGATTCAAGGAAAATCTTGACCAGGAAACCAAATTCTCCCACACGCCTTACAATTTCCCGAAATTGCTTGACGTTTGCGAAAAGCTTGCCAGAGAATACGTTGTGCAAGAAGGTGGACGTGTAGAGACCGATTCAAACGGAGAAGAAGTATTTGTGATTCCCGTTAAAACACCCACTCCAAGTCCATTGGTGTTTAGTTGGGATCCGGAACCGATAGCCAACTCTCTTTTCACGGAAAAAGAAATGGAGAAGATTAAACATTTAGCCATGGCGAATATTCAGGGTGATCTGGACCAACGATTCCCGGGATGGATAATCGCTTTTTGCGGCTCCGATATGCAGCCGGGACTCCGCGAGACCTACAAAGGAAAAAACAACGTGCTTCTTACGCATCCTTTATCTAGAGATATGCCTTGCGTGCTAACACGAGTTGTAGACATTCCCAATGGGAAGAAGACAGTTCTTAAGACTCAGGTGTCTCACCATAACGGAGGCGATTGGCTACTGGTTATTCGGGTCAACGGTTCTATACAAAAAGAGGTGACCATCGGGAAGGATACCGTAGATGAAAACGGACGGTTAGATGTTGAATTTGACCTAACTCCCTTTGCAGGAAATAAAAATGTCAAAATAGACCTTGAGAATAAAGCAAACGGGTGGGCATGGGAGGCCGCATACTGGAGTGATATACGCATAGAGAATCTATAG
- a CDS encoding glycoside hydrolase family 127 protein: MENDIQNSLVNWNKGVLPYATFVDLFRVGRTQFAVGEMWGKATRSASLFYRYTQDPELKTILDETVKDLLSTERPNGSISCSPIEKQPESATGDIWERKYVMLGLMDYYDWVNHDPAVLQSLIRQADCVIDQVGPAPKSPINQMGWSSEKIESSTILEPIMRLYQMTGYQRYLDFATYIIEAGGAKNHDLFENAYNNVEPYKMAGTYPKAYEITSLFEGLAKYYRVTGKPEVKRMLDNYYNNVRTKEMTIIGNGGADQPYFPKVNGEAWTNTALEQTHPNIKRMMETCVGVTWMKYCSQLMRLTGESSPMDQIERYIYNGLLGAMKPTGDGFSYANLLNGKKVNASGWGRSFNGLLVTCCNLSGPVGLSYIPLIAVTNSERGPVINLYNAADVNATTPKGQALGLKIETDYPHSGKVKIHVNPEKAERFAVQIRIPEWSKKNKVKVNGKSLKVESGQYAIIDREWKNNDRIEIEFEMIARVIDGPQGSAPGSENFQAVTWGPIVLARDENIDPTFNQPTKIKENKRGVVKVTKTTPTRSDARMEFIVPTTKGNIRMVDYASVNCWEDSHVCTWLPLIKE; this comes from the coding sequence TTGGAAAACGACATACAAAATTCCCTGGTCAATTGGAATAAGGGTGTACTCCCTTACGCCACTTTCGTTGATTTGTTTCGCGTGGGAAGGACCCAGTTCGCAGTGGGTGAGATGTGGGGTAAGGCAACCCGGTCGGCAAGCTTGTTCTATCGTTACACCCAAGATCCCGAACTGAAAACAATATTGGATGAAACCGTTAAGGATTTGCTCTCTACCGAACGCCCGAATGGAAGTATCAGTTGTTCGCCAATAGAAAAGCAACCTGAAAGCGCCACAGGAGATATATGGGAGCGGAAATACGTTATGCTTGGACTGATGGATTATTACGATTGGGTAAACCACGATCCAGCTGTTCTTCAAAGCCTTATTCGTCAGGCAGACTGTGTTATTGACCAAGTTGGTCCGGCTCCAAAATCACCAATTAATCAAATGGGATGGAGCTCCGAGAAAATTGAGTCGAGCACGATACTTGAGCCGATTATGAGACTCTACCAAATGACGGGCTACCAAAGGTATCTCGATTTTGCAACCTATATTATCGAAGCGGGAGGAGCGAAAAATCATGACTTGTTCGAAAATGCATACAACAACGTTGAGCCCTACAAGATGGCAGGAACCTATCCCAAAGCATACGAGATAACATCTCTGTTTGAGGGGTTGGCAAAGTATTACCGCGTAACGGGGAAACCTGAAGTGAAGCGCATGTTAGACAACTACTACAATAATGTGCGTACGAAAGAGATGACCATTATCGGCAATGGAGGAGCCGATCAGCCTTATTTTCCGAAAGTAAATGGAGAGGCATGGACTAACACCGCTCTTGAACAAACCCACCCGAACATCAAGCGAATGATGGAGACCTGCGTGGGTGTTACATGGATGAAGTACTGCAGCCAATTGATGCGGTTAACCGGGGAGTCTTCTCCGATGGACCAAATCGAAAGATATATATATAACGGGTTGCTGGGTGCCATGAAGCCTACCGGGGATGGATTTAGTTATGCTAACCTGCTCAACGGGAAAAAAGTAAATGCCAGTGGCTGGGGACGTAGCTTCAATGGTTTGCTTGTTACTTGCTGTAACCTGAGTGGTCCGGTAGGTTTGTCGTATATCCCGCTTATCGCTGTGACCAACTCCGAGCGCGGACCGGTTATCAACCTCTACAATGCGGCGGATGTAAATGCCACTACGCCGAAAGGACAAGCTTTGGGATTGAAGATTGAAACCGATTATCCTCATTCGGGAAAAGTGAAAATCCATGTGAACCCCGAAAAAGCCGAGAGGTTCGCGGTGCAGATAAGAATACCTGAATGGAGTAAGAAAAATAAGGTGAAAGTGAACGGTAAAAGCCTAAAGGTGGAATCGGGACAGTATGCGATTATTGATCGTGAATGGAAAAATAACGATCGAATCGAAATAGAGTTTGAAATGATTGCCAGAGTGATAGACGGACCTCAAGGGAGCGCTCCGGGAAGCGAAAACTTCCAGGCGGTTACTTGGGGGCCCATTGTATTGGCGCGCGATGAAAACATCGATCCCACATTCAATCAGCCAACAAAAATTAAAGAGAACAAGCGTGGCGTGGTGAAAGTGACTAAAACAACACCCACCCGTTCCGATGCCCGCATGGAGTTTATCGTACCTACCACGAAAGGCAACATACGTATGGTAGATTATGCCTCTGTGAACTGTTGGGAGGATTCGCACGTATGCACATGGTTGCCCCTGATAAAAGAATAA
- a CDS encoding ADP-ribosylglycohydrolase family protein — translation MNQLKLFFFYGAIALLSCNVGDTFAKDYKISKGELLNKIKGGWAGQVIGCTYGGPTEFKWNGTMIGEEIGIPWDGSRMSWYYKNSPGLYDDVYMDLTFVQVFDKYGLDAPDSLHAKYFANAGYPLWHANQAARYNILNGIMPPESGHWKNNPHADDIDFQIEADFAGLMSPAMVNAASEIGWRIGHIMNYGDGVYGGIYVAAMYALAFVHNDIEFIVEEALKSIPKQSNYYQCIADMIQCYREDPNDWKKAWFEAQKKWTSDIGCPDGVFMPFNIDATINGAYIVIGLLYGKGDYGATIDISTRCGYDSDCNPANAAGILGTMIGYDKIPAYWKQGLDKVEDLNFAHTEMSLNKVYETGLRHAGEMIVRNGGRLDGDMFTIKYQQPEPVPFEKSFEGLYPVERRRIGSSLTRKNREVTFKINGSGFVLGGRAMKNNNLPDVVLEIEVYINGNLYEVAKIPTDNRVRRHELTWNYDLKEGENNITLKAKEIPDGYRIETQDVIEYSKNKPGKLIYY, via the coding sequence ATGAATCAACTTAAGCTTTTTTTCTTTTATGGTGCGATTGCCCTTTTATCGTGCAATGTGGGCGACACGTTTGCAAAAGATTATAAAATCAGCAAAGGAGAGCTGCTGAATAAAATCAAAGGAGGTTGGGCAGGCCAGGTAATTGGATGTACCTACGGTGGCCCTACTGAGTTCAAATGGAACGGGACAATGATCGGAGAAGAGATCGGCATTCCCTGGGACGGCTCACGCATGTCGTGGTATTACAAAAATTCCCCGGGCTTGTATGACGACGTTTATATGGATTTAACATTTGTACAGGTCTTTGACAAGTATGGACTGGACGCACCCGACTCATTACATGCAAAATACTTTGCCAATGCAGGCTACCCGTTATGGCATGCAAACCAGGCTGCCAGATACAATATCCTGAACGGTATCATGCCACCCGAGTCAGGACATTGGAAAAACAATCCACATGCCGATGATATTGATTTCCAGATTGAAGCCGATTTTGCCGGGTTGATGTCTCCGGCAATGGTCAATGCCGCATCAGAGATTGGCTGGAGAATTGGGCATATCATGAATTATGGCGATGGAGTATACGGCGGGATTTATGTGGCGGCCATGTATGCACTGGCTTTTGTGCATAATGATATCGAATTCATTGTGGAAGAAGCTTTGAAATCTATCCCTAAGCAGAGCAACTACTATCAATGCATTGCCGATATGATACAGTGTTATCGTGAAGATCCGAATGACTGGAAGAAGGCGTGGTTTGAGGCACAAAAAAAATGGACATCAGATATCGGTTGTCCGGACGGAGTTTTTATGCCTTTCAACATTGATGCTACAATCAACGGTGCATATATTGTTATTGGCTTACTTTATGGCAAGGGTGATTATGGCGCGACTATTGATATCAGTACGCGATGCGGGTACGATTCAGACTGTAATCCGGCCAATGCTGCCGGAATTCTAGGAACAATGATCGGGTACGACAAGATACCGGCATATTGGAAACAGGGATTGGACAAAGTAGAGGATTTAAATTTTGCACACACCGAGATGTCCCTTAACAAGGTCTACGAAACAGGTTTACGTCATGCGGGAGAAATGATCGTCCGAAACGGTGGACGACTGGATGGAGATATGTTCACCATCAAATACCAGCAACCAGAACCTGTTCCTTTTGAAAAGAGCTTTGAAGGGTTGTATCCGGTTGAGAGAAGAAGGATTGGAAGCAGTCTTACCCGTAAAAACAGAGAAGTAACATTCAAGATCAATGGTTCAGGTTTTGTTTTGGGAGGCAGGGCTATGAAGAATAACAACCTGCCCGACGTTGTCCTGGAAATCGAAGTATATATCAACGGCAACTTGTATGAAGTGGCAAAAATCCCCACAGATAATCGCGTAAGACGCCATGAGCTTACCTGGAATTATGATTTGAAGGAGGGCGAAAACAACATCACATTAAAAGCCAAAGAAATCCCTGACGGATACCGAATAGAAACACAGGATGTGATTGAATATTCCAAAAACAAACCGGGGAAATTAATTTATTATTAA
- a CDS encoding multidrug DMT transporter permease: protein MFIVGNYLLAVILCVVTMICWGSWGNTQKLAAKTWRYELFYWDYVIGIVLLSIIFGFTLGSIGEQGRGFIDDVTQVNPKSFWSAFTGGIIFNASNILLSASISLAGMSVAFPVGVGLALVLGVFINYFGAPKGDPVILFLGVLLVVTAIIMNGIASSRMSKGTEEQKTRKKGIIIAIIAGFLMSFFYRFVASAMDLTNLENPTEGMLTPYGAFFIFSIGILASNFILNTLVMKKPFVGNPVNYSQYFKGNLKTHLVGVLGGVIWGVGTAFSYIAAGKAGAAISYGLGQGATLVAALWGVFIWKEFKNSSKATNKLLIWMFILFILGIISIIYAGQ, encoded by the coding sequence ATGTTTATAGTAGGTAATTATTTATTAGCCGTAATTTTATGTGTCGTAACCATGATATGCTGGGGCTCTTGGGGAAACACACAAAAGTTAGCCGCTAAAACTTGGCGGTACGAGTTGTTTTATTGGGACTACGTAATCGGAATCGTGCTCCTTTCAATCATCTTTGGTTTTACCCTCGGAAGCATAGGTGAACAAGGACGAGGGTTTATTGATGATGTTACGCAAGTAAATCCGAAAAGTTTCTGGAGTGCATTTACAGGAGGAATTATCTTCAATGCTTCCAACATATTACTTTCCGCTTCTATCTCTTTGGCCGGAATGTCTGTTGCTTTCCCGGTGGGTGTAGGCCTGGCACTTGTTTTGGGCGTTTTTATCAACTACTTCGGTGCACCAAAAGGCGATCCCGTCATTTTATTCCTAGGTGTTCTCCTGGTTGTCACTGCGATCATAATGAACGGCATTGCCTCAAGTAGAATGAGCAAGGGAACCGAGGAACAAAAGACAAGGAAAAAAGGAATTATTATCGCAATCATTGCTGGATTCCTGATGTCCTTTTTTTATAGATTCGTGGCTTCTGCAATGGATTTGACAAATTTAGAAAACCCTACCGAAGGCATGCTGACTCCTTATGGCGCGTTTTTTATATTCTCGATAGGGATATTAGCAAGCAATTTCATTCTCAATACCCTGGTAATGAAAAAACCATTTGTGGGAAATCCTGTCAATTACTCCCAGTATTTTAAAGGCAATTTAAAAACGCATTTGGTAGGAGTATTGGGAGGCGTTATTTGGGGAGTTGGTACGGCTTTTAGTTACATCGCAGCAGGAAAAGCCGGTGCAGCCATATCCTATGGTTTAGGACAAGGTGCTACTCTTGTGGCAGCACTTTGGGGTGTGTTTATCTGGAAAGAGTTTAAAAACTCCTCGAAAGCAACCAACAAGCTGTTAATATGGATGTTTATCCTGTTCATCTTAGGCATTATTTCCATCATTTATGCCGGACAATAA